The genomic DNA GAGCAGGCTGTCGATCTCGGCCTGGTTCAGGATCTTGGCGGCGTCCGGACCCGGGGCCGCCATCTCCTCGATCCCCTCCACCGCCTCGGCCAGGGAGGCGCCCCAGGCGGCGGCGAGATCGTCCTGGTCGCCCTCCTCCGCAGCGCCGCTCATTGCACCAGGATCTCGGTGAAGAGCACGTCGTTCACGCGGGCCGGCGCGGCGGCGATGTTGGCGCGCGCGATCAGTTCCTCGCGCAGCCGGTGCGTGCCGATGCTGCCGCGCAGCTCCTCCGGCCGCATCTCGCGCAGATAGGTCTGGAACAGGTCCAGCAGACGCGGCATGGCCTGCTGCACCGCCGCGGCATCCTCCGGCCGCGCCAGTTCCAGCTTGGAGCGCAGCCGGATGAAGGCGCCGCGCTTACCGGGCGCGTTCAGGTTGGACATGATCTCGGGCATGTCGAGATAGGTCACGGCCGAGGGTGGGGCGCCCGCCTGATCGGCCCCGTGACCGCCCCCATGATCACCCCTGGGGCCGGCATCATGCGCCCCTTCCTCCTTCGGCGCGGCCTCCGCATGGCCGCCACCGGAGGCGCCGCCGAGCAGGCCGGAGAACCACGCCCCCGCGCCGCCCGCCAGCAGCACCGCCGGCACGGCCAGGAGCAGGAGCTTCCTGCGGCCGCCCGCGCCCTTCGCTTCCACGGGTTTCTCGGTCTTCGCCATGCGCCGTCCTGGCTGCCTCCATCCGGGGGATGCGCGGCTCGCGCCGCCTGCTGCGCCGCGGAAGATGCGGCTCCAACCCTTAAGGAAGGCTTTCCCCCGGCAGGGATTCGCCGGCACCCGGCAAATTCTGCCGGGGCGGCGGCAGTTTCCGGCCCGCATCCGCCCTTCCGCGGCGCGCCGGTCCTGGCACGCGGGTTGCGGAACACCCTCCGTCGGCGCCAGGGCGCGCCGCATCCGCATGGAGGCCAGGATGGACAATGCCGGCTATATCGCGCTTTCCCGCCTGATGGCGCAGGCGCGCACCACGGCGATGCTGGCCAACAACATGGCCAATGCGGACACGCCCGGCTTCCGTGCCGCGCGGCCGGTCTTCGCGCAGTATCTCGACCGGCAGCACGAGGTGGACGAGCCCCGCGGGGGCGGCGAGCTGGCCTTCACCTGGGACCGCGCCTCCTGGCGCGACACCGCGCCCGGTCCGGTGCAGACCACCGGCAACCCGCTGGACGTCGCTATTTCCGGCGAGGGCATGTTCGTCCTCCGCACGGAAAAGGGCGAGCGCTACACGCGCGCCGGCCGCTTCACCCTGGGCGCCGATGGCACGGTGGTGGACCCGGACGGCAACGCCCTGCTCGGCACGGGCGGGGAGCCGATCCAGCTCGGCCTGAACGACACCCGCATCGCCATCTCCGGCGAGGGCGTGGTGTCGAGCGAGAATGGGGAACTGGGCCGCATCCGCATCGTGCGCTTCGCCGACGGACAGAAGCCGCAGGCGGAGGGCGACCGCCTCTTCGCCAGCGACACGCCGCCCGAGGCGGTGGACCGCCCGACGCTGGTCCAGGGCGCGGTGGAGGGCAGCAATGTCCGCCCCATCCTGGAGATGACCCGCATGACCGAGGAACTGCGCGAGTTCCAGTTCACCGCGCAGTTCGCAGAGCGCGAGGATGAACGGATCCGCAACGCTCTCGACCGCATCCTGAAAAAGCGTTGAGCGGGAGCGATTCCTTGAACCGATCCTGGAAACGACCGAACAGCAAGACCGTCCGCGCCCGTGCGGCGAAAGGGAACTGACCGATGCGTTCGCTCTGGACCGCCGGCACGGGCATGATGGCCCAGCAGACCAATGTCGAGGTCATCTCCAACAACATCGCGAACATGAGCACCACCGGCTACAAGCGCCGGCGGGCCGAGTTCCAGGACCTCATCTACCAGAATGTCCGCCGCGTCGGCTCGCAGAGCTCCGACACGGGCACCAGCCTGCCGCAGGGCGCGCAGGTTGGCCTCGGCGTGCGCACCGCCGCGATCTACCGCATCCACGAACAGGGCAACCTGAACCAGACGGACAACAAGTTCGACCTGGCGATCAAGGGCAACGGCTTCTTCCAGGTGCAGCTTCCCTCGGGGGAGACCGCCTATACCCGCGACGGCACCTTCGGCCTCGCCGCCGACGGCACCATGGTCACGGCGGAGGGCTTCACCGTCCTTCCCGGCATCCAGGTCCCGGCCAATGCCACCGACGTCACCATCAATGCGACCGGCGAGGTGCTGGCCAAGGTCGCGGGGCAGGAGCAGCCGCAGAATGTCGGCCAGGTCCAGCTTGCCGTCTTCGCCAACGAGGCGGGGCTGGAAGCGATGGGCGACAACCTGCTGATGGCCACCCCGGCCTCCGGCGCGGCGCAGGCCGCGGCCGCCGGGCAGCCCGGCTACGGCAACGTCATGCAGGGCTTCGTGGAAACCTCCAACGTCAACGTGGTGCAGGAGATCACCAGCCTGATCACCGCCCAGCGCGCCTATGAGATGAACTCCA from Roseomonas gilardii includes the following:
- the flgG gene encoding flagellar basal-body rod protein FlgG; this translates as MRSLWTAGTGMMAQQTNVEVISNNIANMSTTGYKRRRAEFQDLIYQNVRRVGSQSSDTGTSLPQGAQVGLGVRTAAIYRIHEQGNLNQTDNKFDLAIKGNGFFQVQLPSGETAYTRDGTFGLAADGTMVTAEGFTVLPGIQVPANATDVTINATGEVLAKVAGQEQPQNVGQVQLAVFANEAGLEAMGDNLLMATPASGAAQAAAAGQPGYGNVMQGFVETSNVNVVQEITSLITAQRAYEMNSKVITASDDMLSTLTRLK
- a CDS encoding flagellar basal body-associated FliL family protein; translation: MAKTEKPVEAKGAGGRRKLLLLAVPAVLLAGGAGAWFSGLLGGASGGGHAEAAPKEEGAHDAGPRGDHGGGHGADQAGAPPSAVTYLDMPEIMSNLNAPGKRGAFIRLRSKLELARPEDAAAVQQAMPRLLDLFQTYLREMRPEELRGSIGTHRLREELIARANIAAAPARVNDVLFTEILVQ
- the flgF gene encoding flagellar basal-body rod protein FlgF produces the protein MDNAGYIALSRLMAQARTTAMLANNMANADTPGFRAARPVFAQYLDRQHEVDEPRGGGELAFTWDRASWRDTAPGPVQTTGNPLDVAISGEGMFVLRTEKGERYTRAGRFTLGADGTVVDPDGNALLGTGGEPIQLGLNDTRIAISGEGVVSSENGELGRIRIVRFADGQKPQAEGDRLFASDTPPEAVDRPTLVQGAVEGSNVRPILEMTRMTEELREFQFTAQFAEREDERIRNALDRILKKR